From Terriglobia bacterium, one genomic window encodes:
- a CDS encoding metal ABC transporter permease: protein MRLASGQIYEFAAAVMVAIAAGLVGSFALMKRMSLASDVVSHLALPGIGIALALRLNPVLGAASTLLIGTLLVWGVEKKTGIATEAVIGVVFAASLAVGALITPREELEEVLFGSMRPLGLLEFIVGCSAAAGVITVVLVRRHHLALALFSPDIAAASGINLSGLSLEFLLLFSLTILLSLKFLGALLAGALLMIPAATGRRLATSLSSFLAFSAVAGATAVIIGLAISSGFQGMGASGPAVVLVSAATFVFASFTRKQV from the coding sequence ATGAGGCTCGCCTCCGGTCAGATATACGAGTTTGCTGCTGCCGTAATGGTGGCAATAGCCGCAGGACTGGTCGGCTCATTTGCACTGATGAAGAGAATGAGCCTGGCAAGTGATGTCGTTTCTCATCTCGCGCTTCCCGGCATAGGCATTGCGTTGGCGCTTCGTCTAAATCCTGTCCTGGGAGCAGCTTCCACGCTCTTGATTGGCACTTTGCTGGTTTGGGGAGTCGAAAAGAAAACCGGGATTGCCACGGAAGCCGTAATTGGCGTGGTGTTTGCTGCGTCACTTGCTGTCGGCGCTCTTATTACTCCACGGGAGGAACTCGAAGAAGTCTTATTCGGGAGCATGCGGCCGTTGGGGTTGTTGGAATTCATTGTGGGATGCTCTGCGGCTGCAGGCGTGATCACTGTGGTTCTGGTTCGCAGGCATCACTTGGCTCTTGCGCTCTTTTCTCCCGATATCGCGGCTGCCAGTGGTATCAATCTGAGTGGTCTCAGTCTTGAATTTCTTCTTCTGTTCAGTCTTACGATTCTTCTGAGCCTGAAGTTTCTTGGAGCACTGCTTGCGGGCGCGCTGCTCATGATCCCCGCGGCTACGGGACGAAGACTGGCGACGAGTCTCAGCTCTTTCCTGGCATTTTCTGCGGTCGCCGGCGCAACCGCAGTAATCATCGGCCTGGCAATTTCTTCTGGATTTCAAGGGATGGGGGCCAGCGGGCCAGCGGTAGTCCTGGTTTCTGCCGCTACTTTTGTGTTTGCTTCATTCACCCGTAAACAGGTTTGA
- a CDS encoding universal stress protein — translation MNAVAIPVLPAVRLKNILYTTDFSKPSRAALPIVAAIARKYGSRIFAAHVWAPLPYSMVTPEALSVLEHKEESDAREVLEQFMQTKELEGLPVTPILKCGEATRELSRIVHQHHIDLAILSTHGRTGFKRLLMGSVAEELFRSLPCPVLTVGPNISSRFDNQSEIKQILFPTDLSQESAAVFPYLAAVAAEYAACITLLHVVPVEDRRHPAAMDQPDSLRSAMQRMFAPQIDPRCEVKLIVEAGDPTERILTHARAEKVDLIGFGVKKAGEITTHFRNTVPYKVVLESECPVLTSHFGDGW, via the coding sequence ATGAATGCCGTCGCCATTCCCGTGCTTCCTGCCGTCCGGTTAAAAAATATTCTTTATACGACTGATTTCTCAAAACCGTCACGGGCCGCGCTGCCTATTGTTGCGGCCATTGCTCGGAAATACGGTTCCAGGATCTTTGCCGCGCACGTTTGGGCTCCTCTCCCTTATTCCATGGTGACGCCTGAGGCGCTTTCCGTGCTTGAACATAAGGAGGAAAGCGATGCCCGGGAGGTGCTCGAGCAATTCATGCAAACCAAGGAACTTGAAGGTTTGCCTGTCACGCCGATCTTGAAATGTGGCGAAGCAACACGGGAGCTTAGCCGGATTGTGCACCAGCACCATATTGATCTGGCCATCTTGAGCACACATGGACGAACAGGATTTAAACGGCTCTTGATGGGATCGGTGGCGGAAGAACTCTTCCGTAGCCTGCCTTGCCCGGTGCTGACTGTGGGGCCGAATATTTCAAGTCGGTTCGATAATCAATCAGAAATCAAACAGATCTTGTTCCCGACGGACCTTTCCCAGGAGTCAGCTGCGGTGTTTCCATATCTTGCGGCTGTGGCAGCCGAGTACGCGGCCTGCATCACGCTGTTACACGTTGTCCCGGTGGAGGATCGGAGACACCCTGCCGCCATGGATCAACCTGACAGTCTGCGGAGCGCGATGCAACGCATGTTTGCTCCACAAATTGATCCACGTTGCGAAGTTAAGCTGATAGTCGAAGCCGGTGATCCTACTGAGAGGATATTGACTCATGCGCGCGCCGAAAAGGTAGACTTAATTGGTTTCGGGGTCAAGAAAGCTGGAGAAATTACTACTCATTTCCGAAACACGGTTCCCTACAAGGTCGTGCTGGAATCGGAATGTCCGGTGCTGACCTCTCATTTCGGCGATGGGTGGTAA
- a CDS encoding cyclopropane-fatty-acyl-phospholipid synthase family protein → MELGFSSRQMSLCPTLPVVRLKDRKTLIAVLLNPEMNFGDLYSQGDIDVEGDLVKALEALYHAPDRLITRLISRWLGWVQSCGLSAARKNIHHHYDISTDFYKLWLDPKLVYTCAYFPGENTTLEDAQKAKMDLVCRKLWLQPGETVVEAGCGWGALSLHMAREYGVRVKAFNISHEQIVFAREQAKREGLESRVEFIEDDYRNIAAHYDAFVSVGMLEHIGREHYQELGQIIHRSIGDTGRGLLHFIGKNQPQPFSVWIRKRIFPGAYTPTLREAIDVLEPHDFSVLDVENLRMHYARTIEFWLQRYERHFDQVVEHFGLTFARMWRLYLAGSIAGFRVGTLQLFQLVFAGRSCKSQPLTRAHLYNAIEQDSQDVQWTRAMS, encoded by the coding sequence ATGGAACTGGGCTTTTCGTCGAGACAAATGTCTCTATGTCCAACGCTGCCCGTCGTGCGCCTGAAGGACAGAAAAACACTTATTGCCGTGCTCTTGAACCCTGAAATGAATTTCGGGGATCTATACAGCCAGGGTGACATTGATGTGGAGGGTGACCTCGTCAAGGCGCTGGAGGCTCTCTACCATGCACCCGACCGTCTTATTACGCGCCTGATTTCGCGCTGGCTTGGATGGGTTCAGTCCTGCGGGCTGAGCGCTGCGCGCAAGAATATCCATCACCACTACGATATCTCGACCGATTTTTACAAACTCTGGCTTGATCCAAAGCTTGTATATACATGCGCTTACTTCCCAGGTGAGAACACAACTCTGGAAGACGCGCAGAAGGCAAAAATGGACCTGGTCTGCCGCAAGCTCTGGTTGCAACCAGGTGAAACCGTGGTGGAAGCTGGTTGCGGCTGGGGCGCACTAAGCCTCCACATGGCCCGCGAATACGGCGTACGGGTAAAAGCTTTCAACATCTCACATGAGCAGATTGTATTTGCCCGGGAACAGGCAAAACGTGAAGGACTGGAGAGCAGAGTTGAATTTATTGAAGATGATTACCGTAATATCGCTGCTCATTATGACGCGTTCGTCTCAGTGGGAATGTTAGAGCACATTGGCCGCGAGCATTATCAAGAATTAGGGCAGATTATCCATCGGTCGATTGGTGATACGGGCCGCGGCCTTTTGCATTTCATCGGAAAAAACCAGCCGCAGCCATTCAGCGTCTGGATCAGGAAACGCATATTTCCCGGCGCTTATACACCTACTCTGCGGGAGGCAATCGACGTACTTGAACCGCATGACTTCAGCGTACTTGATGTTGAAAATCTGCGCATGCACTATGCGCGGACGATTGAGTTCTGGTTGCAGCGTTATGAACGCCACTTTGATCAAGTGGTGGAGCACTTTGGCCTGACTTTTGCCCGAATGTGGCGGCTGTATCTAGCCGGTTCCATCGCCGGTTTTAGAGTGGGCACTCTACAATTATTCCAACTTGTATTTGCCGGCCGGTCTTGTAAGTCGCAGCCGTTGACTCGGGCCCACCTCTACAATGCAATTGAACAGGATTCACAGGATGTGCAATGGACTCGTGCGATGTCCTAA
- a CDS encoding NAD(P)/FAD-dependent oxidoreductase, with translation MDSCDVLIVGGGPAGSSCAWALRSSGLHVVILDKASFPRNKVCGGWITPWVLQALEIDAADYSLDRTMQEIRGFRVSSMGAQEVGIPYDRVISYGIRRCEFDEYLLRRSGSEIREGTGISKIERSGEHWIINGAIKAKMLVGAGGHFCPVARHMGNSNSDEPVVAQEIEFEMSPDEARLCGIQGEIPELYFCPDLQGYGWCFRKGNFLNIGLGRLDQHALSKHVADFLGFLRATGKVVFDLPGKFCGHAYLLFGYSKRKVMADSVMLIGDAAGLAFPQSGEGIRPAVESGLLAASVIKAADGQYDAESLRAYPALLSKQFGGHRSAAALAYVPHWLRNGFAHFLLKTQWFCRRVVVENWFLR, from the coding sequence ATGGACTCGTGCGATGTCCTAATCGTAGGCGGAGGTCCCGCAGGATCATCTTGCGCCTGGGCTTTGCGCTCTTCGGGATTGCACGTTGTGATCCTGGATAAAGCGAGCTTCCCGCGTAACAAGGTGTGCGGAGGCTGGATCACTCCGTGGGTCTTGCAGGCGCTTGAGATCGACGCCGCAGATTACTCCCTGGACCGAACCATGCAAGAGATTCGCGGCTTTCGCGTGAGCTCAATGGGAGCGCAGGAAGTCGGAATCCCATATGACCGCGTCATCAGCTATGGCATCCGGCGTTGCGAGTTTGACGAGTACCTGCTCCGCCGCTCGGGTTCTGAGATACGTGAAGGGACGGGGATCAGTAAGATCGAGCGCTCTGGCGAGCACTGGATCATTAATGGCGCAATCAAAGCCAAGATGCTGGTCGGGGCTGGGGGACATTTCTGTCCAGTGGCGCGGCACATGGGAAATAGCAATTCAGATGAACCGGTGGTAGCGCAGGAGATTGAGTTTGAGATGTCTCCTGACGAAGCGCGTCTCTGCGGCATCCAGGGGGAGATCCCTGAACTCTATTTTTGTCCGGATTTACAAGGCTATGGCTGGTGTTTTCGCAAAGGTAATTTTTTGAATATAGGACTGGGCCGGCTTGACCAGCACGCGCTTTCCAAGCACGTGGCTGATTTCCTTGGGTTCCTGCGCGCCACAGGCAAAGTAGTTTTTGATCTTCCCGGCAAATTCTGCGGACACGCTTACCTGCTTTTCGGCTACAGCAAGCGGAAGGTAATGGCTGATTCGGTGATGCTCATCGGAGATGCTGCTGGCCTTGCATTCCCTCAAAGTGGCGAAGGCATCCGGCCTGCGGTGGAATCAGGATTGCTTGCGGCGAGCGTGATCAAGGCGGCGGACGGACAGTACGACGCGGAGAGCCTGCGAGCTTATCCCGCACTGCTTAGTAAGCAATTTGGCGGTCATAGGTCCGCCGCAGCGCTGGCTTACGTGCCTCATTGGTTGCGCAATGGCTTTGCGCACTTTTTGCTAAAGACACAATGGTTCTGCCGTCGCGTGGTGGTGGAGAATTGGTTTCTTCGTTGA
- a CDS encoding AraC family transcriptional regulator, with protein MDQAVVRESTTRLHYESVKRAIAAMRGQMGQPMSLRSLAKIGFASPYHFTRTFRSVTGLPPLHFLSALRLDAARDLLLHTRSKVIDICYDVGYSSVGTFTRRFTGSFGVSPRQFRALAQSPRHAIRDHQSLPAPHARLAAGPGFSGRVILPDGFKGIVCLGLFSAPIPQSKPLACTIAAPNGDYYMQGVPQGKSFLFALGMELPIQARDCFCHDSVLRAGGQAIRVSEDDVSGDTDLILRAPLPTDPPILLFLADLMRAIKVGRRNGDLASSIPARDGMFTAQQAGDAEGTARLSKPL; from the coding sequence ATGGACCAGGCAGTAGTACGTGAATCAACGACGAGGCTGCACTATGAATCGGTAAAGCGTGCCATCGCCGCCATGCGCGGGCAGATGGGGCAGCCAATGTCATTGCGCTCGCTGGCTAAAATCGGCTTTGCCAGCCCGTATCATTTCACGCGGACTTTTCGAAGTGTCACCGGCCTGCCGCCACTTCATTTTCTTTCTGCGTTGCGTCTGGACGCCGCACGCGATTTGCTTTTGCACACCCGCAGCAAGGTCATAGACATCTGCTATGACGTGGGCTACAGCAGCGTAGGTACTTTCACGCGGAGATTTACCGGCTCCTTTGGCGTTTCACCGCGCCAATTTCGCGCCCTGGCGCAATCGCCGCGCCACGCCATACGCGATCACCAGAGCTTGCCGGCTCCGCACGCCAGACTTGCTGCCGGTCCCGGTTTTTCAGGACGCGTGATATTGCCGGACGGTTTCAAGGGAATTGTCTGCCTCGGTCTCTTTTCTGCCCCGATTCCACAATCCAAGCCGCTGGCTTGCACGATTGCCGCACCGAATGGCGACTACTATATGCAGGGTGTTCCACAGGGCAAGTCTTTCCTGTTTGCTCTTGGGATGGAACTCCCAATCCAGGCTCGCGACTGTTTCTGCCATGATTCGGTTTTGCGCGCTGGTGGACAAGCCATCCGTGTGTCCGAAGATGACGTCTCTGGCGATACCGATCTCATCTTGCGCGCACCTTTGCCAACCGATCCCCCAATTCTTCTTTTTCTGGCTGACTTGATGCGAGCGATCAAAGTTGGGCGACGCAACGGCGATTTAGCATCATCGATACCCGCTCGGGATGGAATGTTCACCGCTCAACAGGCTGGCGATGCCGAAGGAACGGCAAGGCTATCAAAACCGCTATAG
- a CDS encoding acyl-CoA thioesterase has translation MKFYEYKQVIGFEETNLTGNVYFTNYFHWQGRAREYFLREYAPEILQQLEEGLALITLHCSCTFLDELKAFEEVTVRMFLEEIQQNRITMRFEYWRDGAEPVLVARGEQQIACMRRDEGRLTPSPVPECLRRALAGFLEPVASH, from the coding sequence ATGAAGTTTTATGAATACAAGCAGGTGATTGGATTCGAAGAGACGAACCTGACAGGGAACGTCTATTTCACCAATTACTTCCACTGGCAGGGAAGAGCGCGCGAGTATTTTCTTCGCGAATACGCTCCTGAAATCCTTCAGCAATTGGAGGAAGGGCTTGCGCTCATTACTCTGCATTGCTCATGCACTTTTCTGGATGAATTGAAGGCCTTTGAAGAGGTGACCGTGCGAATGTTCCTGGAAGAGATCCAGCAGAACAGGATCACAATGCGTTTTGAATACTGGCGGGACGGAGCGGAACCGGTGCTGGTTGCGCGCGGGGAACAGCAGATAGCGTGCATGCGCCGTGATGAAGGGCGTCTTACGCCATCGCCTGTTCCTGAGTGTCTGCGTCGGGCCCTGGCTGGGTTCCTTGAGCCAGTTGCTTCCCACTGA